In Flavobacterium sp. N1736, the following are encoded in one genomic region:
- a CDS encoding GNAT family N-acetyltransferase, with product MTKYTIKKYEQNDYKIWNEFIAQAKNATFLFHRDFMEYHQDRFEDFSLLIFEDEKLSAILPANKVEEIIYSHQGLTYGGLVYTEKIKQTSVIEIFRDILFFLNENKIQKFQLKTLPSIYHRKPSDEILYSLFLAEAKLIRRDSLSVIDLKQENKISKIRKRGFQKAVSNQLIIKEQNNFESFWNEVLIPNLKIKHNANPVHSIEEINSLKAFFPENIHQFNVYSGDKIVAGTTVFETETVAHCQYISKNENEENQGSLDYLFYYLIQERFAEKRFFDFGISNENQGKNLNEGLSYWKESFGASTIIHDFYEVETSNYNKLNGIFV from the coding sequence ATGACAAAGTATACCATTAAAAAATACGAGCAAAACGATTATAAAATCTGGAATGAGTTTATCGCTCAGGCTAAAAATGCTACGTTTTTGTTTCATCGTGATTTTATGGAATACCATCAGGATCGTTTTGAGGATTTTTCTCTTTTAATTTTTGAAGATGAAAAACTGAGTGCTATTTTGCCAGCTAATAAAGTTGAAGAAATAATCTATTCACATCAGGGATTAACGTATGGCGGTTTGGTTTATACTGAAAAAATAAAGCAGACATCAGTAATTGAAATTTTTCGCGATATTTTATTTTTTCTGAATGAAAATAAGATTCAAAAATTTCAGCTAAAAACACTTCCGTCCATTTATCATCGTAAACCTTCTGATGAAATTTTATACAGTTTGTTTTTGGCAGAAGCCAAATTAATACGACGTGATTCTCTTTCGGTTATTGACTTAAAACAGGAAAATAAAATTTCAAAAATTCGCAAAAGAGGTTTTCAAAAAGCAGTTTCAAATCAATTGATTATTAAAGAACAAAATAATTTTGAGTCATTTTGGAATGAAGTTTTGATTCCGAATTTAAAAATAAAACATAACGCAAATCCAGTTCATTCTATCGAAGAAATAAATTCTTTGAAAGCTTTTTTTCCTGAAAATATTCATCAGTTTAATGTTTATTCCGGAGATAAAATTGTTGCAGGAACTACAGTTTTTGAAACCGAAACGGTTGCGCATTGCCAATATATTTCAAAAAATGAAAATGAGGAAAATCAGGGAAGTTTAGATTACTTATTTTATTATTTAATTCAGGAACGATTTGCCGAAAAGCGTTTTTTTGATTTTGGAATTTCAAATGAAAATCAGGGAAAAAATCTCAATGAAGGATTATCGTACTGGAAAGAGAGTTTTGGCGCAAGTACTATAATTCATGATTTTTACGAAGTTGAAACTTCAAATTATAACAAGTTAAATGGTATTTTTGTTTAA
- a CDS encoding DegT/DnrJ/EryC1/StrS family aminotransferase, with translation MIPFLDLKKINEPYETAFQEKLKLVLHNGWYILGKEVETFEKTFAEYCKTDYCIGVGNGFDALVLIFKGYIQLGKLQKGDEVIVPANTFIASILAILQADLVPVLVEPKLETYNINPDLVQEKITSKTKAILVVHLYGQLAEMEKINEIAEKNNLIIVEDSAQSHGAISNLKSKINNLQSSAAYSFYPGKNLGCLGDGGAITTNDPELAKVLFSLRNYGSQQKYYNEYIGVNSRLDEIQAAFLNLKLPNLDADNDKRRAIAKRYLAEIKNEKIMFPFWDFSENHVFHLFVIRTQNREALQDYLMQNDIQTVIHYPVPPHKQKAFSTETLGWNNLSFPITEKIHNEILSLPISPVLTDSEVSFVIEIINKY, from the coding sequence ATGATACCATTTCTGGATCTTAAAAAAATAAATGAACCATACGAAACTGCTTTTCAGGAAAAACTGAAATTGGTGTTACATAATGGCTGGTATATTTTAGGAAAAGAAGTTGAAACGTTCGAAAAAACTTTTGCGGAATACTGCAAAACTGATTATTGTATTGGCGTAGGGAATGGTTTTGATGCTTTGGTTTTAATTTTTAAAGGTTATATTCAATTAGGAAAACTGCAAAAAGGCGATGAAGTTATCGTTCCTGCAAATACTTTTATTGCCAGTATTCTGGCTATTTTACAAGCAGATTTAGTTCCGGTTTTGGTCGAGCCAAAGTTAGAAACCTACAACATCAATCCTGATTTGGTTCAGGAGAAAATCACCTCAAAAACAAAAGCCATTTTAGTCGTTCATTTATACGGACAACTGGCTGAAATGGAAAAAATAAATGAAATTGCAGAAAAAAATAACTTGATTATTGTAGAAGATTCTGCCCAATCGCATGGAGCAATCAGCAATCTAAAATCTAAAATCAACAATCTGCAATCAAGCGCAGCCTACAGTTTTTATCCCGGAAAAAATCTCGGTTGTCTGGGCGATGGCGGAGCAATAACCACAAACGATCCGGAATTGGCAAAAGTGCTTTTTTCGCTTCGTAATTATGGTTCTCAACAAAAATATTACAACGAATATATTGGCGTAAATTCAAGATTAGACGAAATTCAGGCGGCATTTTTAAATTTGAAATTACCCAATTTAGATGCTGATAACGATAAACGCCGCGCAATTGCAAAACGTTATTTAGCTGAAATTAAAAACGAAAAGATTATGTTTCCGTTTTGGGATTTTTCTGAGAATCATGTTTTTCATTTGTTTGTTATTCGAACTCAAAATAGAGAAGCTTTACAAGATTATTTAATGCAAAATGATATTCAAACGGTAATTCATTATCCTGTTCCGCCACATAAACAGAAAGCATTTTCTACTGAAACTTTGGGTTGGAATAATTTATCTTTTCCAATTACAGAGAAAATTCATAACGAAATTTTGAGTTTGCCGATAAGTCCGGTTTTGACAGATTCTGAAGTTAGTTTTGTTATTGAAATTATTAATAAATATTAA
- a CDS encoding CDP-glycerol glycerophosphotransferase family protein codes for MTNLKLTIKKFVPEKIWILLFKVYRFTKLKAVYEYYQIERAQKKHEKALQIVRQKEKVKVAFFLIHESVWKYDVLFDLMLQHPKFEPQIFVCPAVNFGMENMLFEMNKSFDAFTKKGYNAIKTYDDVTGEYLDIKKTFSPDIVFFTNPYEGLQDYRYYIKEFSKTLTCYVPYAIMTTNYDAFYNLDFHNHVWRIFSETPIHQQIAFEKQTNKGKNNIVTGYPGFDQLLINKTPDNGVWKNKNSVLKKIIWAPHHSMKEMNKVSNFLEYFDVFLELAVIYKDKLQIAFKPHPLLRVKLENDLDWGKEKTDEYYNKWINLENGQFENSDYGDLFLTSDALIHDCGSFMAEYLITGKPSLFMIRNESVMKEWSDFGEKAVAAHYQSRNKEELIGFIENVVLNENDLMKEKRNDFVQNNLIQKNHLTASQNIMNYLESQIFE; via the coding sequence ATGACAAATTTAAAATTAACTATTAAGAAATTCGTACCTGAGAAAATATGGATTTTACTTTTTAAGGTTTATCGTTTTACAAAATTAAAAGCTGTCTATGAGTATTATCAAATCGAAAGGGCACAAAAAAAGCACGAAAAAGCACTGCAAATTGTTCGGCAAAAAGAAAAGGTAAAAGTTGCGTTCTTCTTGATTCACGAATCAGTTTGGAAATACGATGTGCTTTTTGATTTAATGTTACAGCATCCTAAATTCGAACCTCAAATATTTGTTTGTCCAGCCGTAAATTTCGGTATGGAAAATATGTTATTTGAAATGAATAAATCGTTTGACGCCTTTACAAAAAAAGGATATAATGCGATTAAAACGTATGATGATGTAACGGGAGAATATTTAGATATAAAAAAGACGTTTTCTCCGGATATTGTTTTTTTTACAAACCCATATGAAGGTTTGCAGGATTACAGGTATTATATAAAAGAATTTTCAAAAACGTTGACTTGTTATGTGCCTTATGCAATTATGACTACAAATTATGATGCTTTTTATAATTTAGATTTTCATAATCACGTTTGGAGAATTTTTTCTGAAACGCCTATTCATCAACAGATCGCGTTTGAAAAACAAACCAATAAAGGAAAGAATAACATTGTAACCGGTTATCCGGGATTTGATCAATTATTGATTAATAAAACGCCAGATAATGGGGTTTGGAAAAACAAAAATTCGGTATTAAAAAAAATAATTTGGGCGCCGCATCATTCCATGAAAGAAATGAATAAAGTATCTAACTTTCTGGAATATTTTGATGTGTTTTTAGAATTGGCTGTTATTTACAAAGACAAATTGCAAATAGCTTTTAAACCACATCCATTATTAAGAGTTAAGCTGGAAAATGATTTGGATTGGGGTAAAGAAAAAACAGATGAATATTACAATAAATGGATAAATTTAGAGAATGGTCAGTTTGAAAATTCAGATTATGGCGATTTATTTTTAACATCGGATGCTTTAATTCATGATTGCGGCTCGTTTATGGCTGAATATCTTATTACAGGAAAACCATCTCTTTTTATGATTAGAAATGAATCGGTTATGAAAGAATGGAGTGATTTTGGAGAAAAAGCTGTTGCAGCGCATTATCAATCGAGAAATAAGGAAGAATTGATCGGTTTTATTGAAAATGTTGTACTGAATGAAAATGACCTGATGAAAGAAAAACGCAATGATTTTGTACAAAATAATTTAATACAAAAGAATCATTTAACGGCATCTCAAAACATAATGAATTATTTAGAAAGTCAGATTTTCGAGTAA
- a CDS encoding bifunctional cytidylyltransferase/SDR family oxidoreductase yields the protein MNIAVILAGGTGIRLEKSLPKQFFKIAGKMVIEHAVDAFEQNKSIDEIAIVINNHYQFMVEDMIIKNQWKKVKRVLIGGEERYHSSLAAIKAYDELKDANLIFHDAARPLISQRIINDVVKAMDDYKAVDVAINSADTIIEVENNIITAIPERIKMRRGQTPQGFRQEVIAKAYELALKDENFKATDDCGVVKKYLPEEKIYVVDGEEVNMKLTYPEDTYLLDKLFQLRSVEIQDIELSVESLSDKVMVVFGGSYGIGKSIVDLAKSYGTRVYSFSRSENKVDVSDMEAVTKALEKVFQIEHKIDFIINTAGILYKEPLETMHYQNILDSVNTNYLGMVNIALASLPYLKESKGHILFFTSSSYTRGRAFYSIYSSSKAAAVNFVQAISQEWETFDIKVNCMNPERTRTPMRIKNFGNEPENTLLQPEIVARRCIQTLLSNYTGQVIDVRL from the coding sequence ATGAATATAGCTGTCATTTTAGCGGGAGGAACGGGAATTAGGCTGGAAAAATCTTTGCCTAAACAGTTTTTTAAAATTGCAGGAAAGATGGTTATAGAACATGCTGTTGATGCATTTGAACAAAATAAATCGATTGATGAAATTGCTATTGTAATCAATAATCATTACCAGTTTATGGTTGAGGATATGATTATTAAAAACCAATGGAAAAAAGTAAAGCGGGTTTTAATTGGAGGAGAAGAAAGATATCATTCCAGCCTTGCAGCAATTAAAGCCTATGATGAGTTAAAAGACGCTAATTTGATTTTTCATGATGCTGCACGTCCTTTAATAAGTCAAAGAATTATTAATGATGTTGTAAAAGCAATGGACGATTATAAAGCTGTTGATGTTGCTATTAATTCGGCAGATACAATTATCGAGGTTGAAAATAATATAATAACAGCTATTCCCGAAAGAATAAAAATGCGCAGAGGACAAACTCCGCAAGGTTTTAGACAAGAAGTTATTGCAAAAGCGTATGAACTCGCTTTGAAAGATGAAAATTTTAAAGCAACCGATGATTGTGGCGTTGTTAAGAAATATTTGCCCGAAGAAAAGATTTATGTGGTAGACGGTGAGGAGGTAAATATGAAGTTGACTTATCCGGAAGACACTTATTTGCTGGATAAATTGTTTCAATTGCGATCTGTCGAAATTCAGGATATTGAACTATCTGTCGAATCTCTATCTGATAAAGTGATGGTTGTTTTTGGAGGTTCTTACGGAATAGGGAAAAGTATTGTAGATTTGGCGAAATCATATGGAACTCGTGTTTATAGTTTTTCCCGAAGTGAAAATAAGGTTGATGTTTCTGATATGGAAGCTGTTACAAAAGCTTTAGAAAAAGTGTTTCAGATAGAACATAAAATTGATTTCATTATAAATACAGCCGGTATATTGTATAAAGAGCCGCTTGAAACGATGCATTATCAAAATATTTTGGATTCGGTTAATACTAATTATCTTGGAATGGTAAATATTGCTCTTGCTTCGTTACCTTATTTAAAAGAATCAAAAGGACATATTTTGTTTTTTACCTCCAGTTCTTATACGAGAGGCAGGGCATTTTACAGCATTTATTCGTCCAGCAAAGCTGCTGCTGTCAATTTTGTGCAGGCAATTTCACAAGAGTGGGAAACTTTTGATATTAAAGTAAACTGTATGAATCCGGAGCGTACTCGAACACCAATGCGAATAAAAAACTTTGGCAATGAACCTGAAAATACTTTGCTGCAGCCAGAAATTGTTGCACGAAGATGTATTCAGACTTTGCTGTCTAATTATACGGGACAAGTAATCGATGTACGACTTTAA
- a CDS encoding lipopolysaccharide biosynthesis protein: MHNSSLRSIATKGIFWSAVDKFAVQIGQFVVSVVLARILVPEDFGLIGMLAIFIALSQAFIESGLGTGLIQRQDRTDIDFSTVFVFNLLASSFFYVLLFFSAPYISSFFNQPQLIDLVRVLGLSLFLNAVSIVQKTKLTIAIDFKSIAKSNVIAVIVGGFCGVIGAINGYGVWSLVIQSLSGSLASSVSLWFLSSWSPSILFSKKSFKSLFGYGSKILISGLYAQLLNNVYNICLGKFYPTASLGYYTRAKSFADLSAGTIVSVIQQATFPVLTAVQSDKAKLVSIYSRMIRISAFLIIPLMTLIALLAKPIVILLLTEKWVTLIPLLQWMVFARIFLPMSAINMNLLNAIGRSDLYLKVDLSKLPLTILAMIITIPLGVKAIIIGHVVTSALSFLINAYLPGKIYGYGAIKQLKDMLPVFVATMGMAILVFAISYFIDNLLLQLFLGTLFGAAAYLFICWLLKLEELKEVWRSFLSLKKR; encoded by the coding sequence ATGCATAATAGCTCGCTAAGATCAATTGCAACAAAAGGAATTTTTTGGTCAGCTGTTGATAAATTTGCTGTTCAGATAGGGCAATTTGTTGTGAGTGTTGTGCTTGCCCGAATTTTAGTTCCGGAAGATTTTGGCTTAATAGGAATGCTGGCGATTTTTATAGCCTTGTCACAAGCTTTTATCGAAAGTGGTTTAGGAACAGGTTTAATTCAGCGTCAGGATAGAACCGATATTGATTTTTCGACTGTATTTGTATTTAATTTACTGGCAAGCAGTTTTTTTTATGTTTTGCTATTTTTCTCAGCGCCATATATATCGTCTTTTTTTAATCAGCCACAATTAATAGACTTAGTGCGTGTATTGGGGTTAAGTTTATTTTTGAATGCTGTTTCTATAGTTCAAAAAACTAAATTAACAATTGCGATCGATTTTAAATCTATTGCCAAGAGTAATGTAATTGCGGTAATTGTTGGTGGTTTTTGTGGTGTAATAGGAGCGATAAACGGATATGGAGTTTGGTCATTGGTTATTCAAAGTCTTTCCGGATCTTTGGCTTCTTCGGTGTCTTTATGGTTTTTAAGCAGTTGGAGTCCGTCAATTTTATTTTCAAAAAAATCTTTTAAATCTTTATTTGGTTACGGTTCAAAAATTCTGATTTCAGGTTTGTATGCCCAATTACTAAATAATGTTTATAATATTTGTCTAGGCAAATTTTACCCAACGGCATCATTGGGTTATTATACAAGAGCTAAAAGTTTTGCCGACTTATCTGCGGGAACAATTGTCAGCGTAATACAACAAGCTACATTTCCTGTTCTTACTGCAGTACAAAGCGATAAAGCAAAATTAGTTTCTATATACAGCCGTATGATTCGTATATCGGCATTTTTGATTATTCCGCTTATGACACTAATTGCTTTGTTGGCAAAACCTATCGTTATATTATTACTTACCGAAAAATGGGTTACTCTGATTCCGTTATTACAATGGATGGTTTTTGCACGCATTTTTCTTCCAATGAGCGCCATTAATATGAATTTATTAAATGCAATTGGCCGCTCCGATTTATACTTGAAAGTTGATTTGTCAAAATTACCTTTAACAATATTGGCGATGATAATCACAATTCCGTTAGGAGTAAAAGCCATAATAATTGGTCATGTTGTTACATCTGCATTATCGTTTTTAATTAATGCGTATTTGCCTGGAAAAATTTACGGTTACGGAGCAATAAAGCAATTAAAAGATATGTTACCTGTTTTTGTGGCTACAATGGGAATGGCAATTTTGGTATTTGCTATATCTTATTTTATAGATAATCTATTATTACAGTTGTTTTTAGGAACTTTATTTGGTGCGGCAGCTTATTTATTTATTTGCTGGTTATTAAAGTTAGAAGAACTTAAAGAAGTTTGGAGATCGTTTTTAAGTTTGAAAAAAAGATAG
- a CDS encoding glycosyltransferase: MQNKSLVTVICLCYNHENFVTESLFSVINQDYEFVELIIVDDSSTDNSKNIIKKWLLDYPKVKFITNETNLGNTKSFNKALQFATGDYIIDLAADDVLLPNCISLQIKAFEKNSFKNLGIVYGNAELITEKGDFDSYYFPVDQNRKIIEKRQTGNIYLSVLSGGNCMCSVSSMAKKSVYDLLKGYDENLSYEDLDFWIRASRLYEFDFIDEILIKKRISNNSLTNNFYDHHTANFKKINLSTYLILKKAIKLNRTKEEDLAIQKRVHHEIIHTFKIGDYNLLSKNIGLRFWLFWRTHLKKYEIRNR, encoded by the coding sequence ATGCAAAATAAATCCTTAGTTACAGTTATTTGCCTGTGTTATAATCACGAAAATTTTGTGACAGAGAGTTTATTTTCAGTTATCAATCAGGATTATGAATTTGTCGAGTTAATAATCGTAGATGATTCCAGCACTGATAATTCTAAAAATATCATTAAAAAATGGCTTTTGGATTATCCTAAGGTTAAATTTATTACTAATGAAACCAATTTAGGAAATACCAAATCTTTTAATAAAGCACTACAATTCGCCACGGGAGATTATATCATAGATTTAGCGGCAGATGATGTCTTACTTCCCAATTGTATCTCGTTACAAATAAAAGCGTTTGAGAAAAATTCCTTTAAAAATTTGGGGATTGTTTACGGAAATGCTGAATTGATTACTGAAAAAGGTGATTTTGATTCTTATTACTTTCCTGTTGATCAAAACCGTAAAATCATCGAAAAAAGGCAAACCGGCAATATTTACCTAAGTGTTCTTTCTGGCGGAAATTGCATGTGTTCTGTTTCTTCAATGGCTAAAAAATCAGTTTATGATTTATTAAAAGGGTATGATGAAAATCTTTCTTACGAGGATTTAGATTTTTGGATACGGGCATCCCGCTTGTATGAGTTTGATTTTATAGACGAAATTTTAATAAAAAAGAGAATTTCAAATAATTCATTAACGAATAACTTTTATGATCATCATACGGCGAATTTTAAAAAAATAAACTTATCTACCTATTTAATTCTAAAAAAAGCCATAAAATTAAATCGCACAAAAGAGGAAGATCTGGCAATTCAAAAAAGAGTACACCACGAAATAATACACACTTTTAAAATCGGAGATTATAATTTATTATCTAAAAATATAGGGTTGCGATTTTGGCTGTTTTGGAGAACACATTTAAAAAAATATGAAATCAGAAATCGATAA
- a CDS encoding sugar 3,4-ketoisomerase has product MNIVLIDFPKIENILGNIAVIENDTIPFEIKRVYYLYDIPSTSIRGGHSHKKLKQILIAISGSFDVVLKDGQTEKTITLNKPDRGLLIESNIWRELENFSSGAVCLVLASEVFDESDYLRNYSEFLKSKE; this is encoded by the coding sequence ATGAATATAGTTCTAATTGATTTTCCAAAAATTGAAAATATTTTAGGCAACATTGCAGTAATTGAAAATGATACTATTCCATTTGAAATTAAAAGAGTCTATTATTTATATGACATTCCAAGTACTTCAATAAGAGGCGGCCATTCTCATAAAAAACTGAAGCAAATTTTAATCGCAATTTCGGGAAGTTTTGATGTTGTTTTAAAAGATGGACAAACTGAAAAAACAATCACTTTAAATAAACCGGATCGGGGTTTACTGATTGAAAGTAATATATGGCGCGAGCTTGAAAATTTTTCATCAGGTGCAGTTTGTCTGGTCTTGGCTTCTGAGGTTTTTGATGAAAGTGATTATTTACGAAATTACAGTGAATTTCTTAAATCAAAAGAATGA
- a CDS encoding glycosyltransferase family 4 protein produces MKLLYITQRANEEGGVQRVLAVKTNYLIEKFNYEIGIITQNEGNDNLFFEFNERIEFYDISLKSNKAFNLFRYKKELEKYIKKVQPDCIIVCDFALKSFSIPFLINTKIPIIFEAHGSRFNEYKESVFFGFTNKFKYIYRNYCARQFFSFVALSEESVNEWSVKNSIVIPNALWFKTKSFSNLKAKKIIAVARHSHEKGIDRLLQIWKLTVEKHPDWLLEIYGKSNEDLGLLNLAKKLNIEKSVAFLNPVKHIQQKYTEASILVMASRNEALPMVLIEAMACGLPCIAYDCPVGPKAIIQNNKNGFLIEDGNKESFAEKLNILIEDENLRIQMGAEAIKSVEKYDLDTIMNQWKNLFESILKNSSKVQ; encoded by the coding sequence ATGAAATTACTCTATATCACACAAAGAGCAAATGAAGAAGGAGGAGTACAAAGAGTACTTGCAGTAAAAACCAATTATTTGATTGAGAAATTTAATTATGAGATTGGCATTATTACTCAAAATGAAGGAAATGATAATCTTTTTTTTGAATTTAATGAGAGAATTGAGTTTTACGATATTTCATTAAAAAGTAATAAAGCTTTTAATTTGTTTCGATATAAAAAAGAACTGGAAAAATACATAAAAAAAGTACAGCCCGATTGTATTATTGTATGTGATTTTGCACTAAAATCATTTTCAATTCCATTTCTGATAAATACAAAGATACCTATTATTTTTGAGGCACACGGATCCAGGTTTAATGAGTATAAAGAATCTGTTTTTTTTGGATTTACTAATAAATTCAAATATATATACCGAAATTACTGTGCCCGCCAATTTTTTTCTTTTGTAGCATTATCAGAAGAAAGCGTGAACGAATGGTCTGTTAAAAACAGTATTGTAATTCCTAATGCACTATGGTTTAAAACAAAATCTTTTTCAAATTTAAAAGCAAAAAAAATTATTGCTGTTGCAAGACATTCACATGAAAAGGGAATTGACAGATTATTGCAAATATGGAAATTAACTGTAGAAAAACATCCCGATTGGTTATTAGAAATTTATGGTAAATCAAATGAAGATTTAGGATTACTGAATTTGGCGAAGAAATTAAATATTGAAAAAAGTGTCGCTTTTCTTAACCCGGTTAAACACATACAACAAAAATATACAGAAGCATCAATATTGGTAATGGCGTCCAGAAATGAAGCATTGCCAATGGTATTAATTGAAGCGATGGCTTGCGGCTTGCCTTGCATAGCTTATGATTGCCCTGTTGGACCAAAAGCAATAATACAAAATAATAAAAACGGATTTCTTATTGAAGATGGAAATAAAGAATCCTTTGCTGAAAAATTAAATATTTTAATAGAAGATGAAAATTTACGAATACAAATGGGGGCAGAAGCAATAAAAAGTGTGGAAAAATATGATTTAGATACTATCATGAATCAATGGAAAAACCTGTTTGAATCAATTTTAAAAAATTCATCTAAAGTGCAATAA
- a CDS encoding glycosyltransferase family 2 protein — translation MLSILIPVYNYNVFTLVETLYKQCLKSNITFEIICLDDASGNFLPENQKINEFKNSKYSILEKNIGRSAIRNLLAQKATYENLLFLDADTIPVTDNFISNYISQINQDSKIVYGGILYESSKPSKEKLLRWIYGQKRESLNVSDRNKNPYLSFLTLNFLIKKSLFSKVNFNENIPNLRHEDTLFSFELMQNKIEIIHIENPVYHLGIENSDVFLRKSEESVVALKNLVDSKLISSEYVKLPHYFEIIKKYHFQAIIAFGFRILKPLFLRRLLGKKPSLFIFDLYRLGYYCTLDEFFKIDSNRFFH, via the coding sequence ATGCTTTCTATTTTAATTCCGGTTTATAATTATAATGTTTTTACGCTAGTTGAAACACTCTATAAACAGTGCTTAAAATCTAACATTACTTTTGAAATTATTTGTCTGGATGATGCTTCCGGTAATTTTTTACCCGAAAATCAAAAGATTAATGAGTTCAAAAACAGCAAGTATTCTATTTTAGAAAAAAATATTGGTCGAAGTGCAATTCGGAATTTACTGGCGCAAAAAGCAACTTATGAAAACTTGCTTTTTTTGGATGCAGATACAATTCCGGTTACTGATAATTTCATTTCAAATTACATTTCCCAAATAAATCAGGATTCTAAAATAGTGTATGGCGGAATTTTATACGAAAGTTCAAAACCTTCAAAAGAAAAACTTTTAAGATGGATTTATGGTCAGAAAAGAGAGTCTTTAAATGTTTCTGACCGAAATAAGAATCCATATCTTTCTTTCTTAACCTTAAATTTTTTGATTAAAAAGAGTCTTTTTTCGAAAGTAAATTTCAATGAAAATATCCCAAATTTAAGACATGAAGACACTTTGTTTTCATTTGAATTAATGCAAAATAAAATTGAAATTATTCATATTGAAAATCCTGTTTATCATTTAGGAATTGAAAATAGTGACGTTTTTTTAAGAAAATCAGAAGAGTCAGTTGTCGCATTAAAAAATTTAGTTGACTCTAAACTAATTTCTTCTGAGTATGTAAAACTGCCACATTATTTTGAGATCATTAAAAAATACCATTTTCAAGCTATAATTGCTTTTGGATTCAGAATCTTAAAACCTTTGTTTTTGAGACGATTATTAGGCAAAAAACCTTCGCTTTTTATTTTTGATCTCTATCGATTGGGGTATTATTGCACTTTAGATGAATTTTTTAAAATTGATTCAAACAGGTTTTTCCATTGA
- a CDS encoding cell division ATP-binding protein FtsE has product MSQTVLSLKEVTIYQEGRKILSHINLDVQHGEFIYIIGKTGSGKSSFMKTLYGDLPLTEGEGHIVEFDLATLKESEIPYLRRKIGIVFQDFKLLPDRSVQDNMLFVLKATGWSDKDEMEHKIDEVLDKVGMKDFVNKMPHQLSGGEQQRVAIARALLNDPEFILADEPTGNLDPQTSSEVLEVLKKINANGKTIIMATHDYALLMKFPSKTLKCEDERIFEVVQRSV; this is encoded by the coding sequence ATGTCACAAACCGTACTATCTCTTAAAGAAGTCACTATATATCAGGAAGGAAGAAAAATTTTATCTCATATCAATTTAGATGTTCAGCATGGCGAATTCATCTACATTATTGGAAAAACAGGATCAGGAAAAAGTAGTTTCATGAAAACTTTATACGGAGATTTGCCTTTAACAGAAGGTGAAGGTCATATTGTTGAATTTGATTTGGCTACTTTAAAAGAAAGTGAAATCCCGTATTTGAGACGTAAAATTGGAATTGTATTTCAGGATTTCAAATTACTTCCGGATCGTTCCGTACAAGATAATATGCTTTTCGTTTTAAAAGCAACCGGCTGGTCTGATAAAGACGAAATGGAACATAAAATTGACGAAGTTTTAGATAAAGTAGGCATGAAAGATTTTGTAAACAAAATGCCTCACCAACTTTCCGGCGGTGAACAGCAGCGTGTTGCCATTGCGAGAGCTTTGCTTAACGATCCTGAATTTATCCTTGCCGATGAACCAACCGGAAACCTTGATCCGCAAACAAGTTCTGAGGTTCTTGAAGTATTGAAAAAAATCAATGCAAATGGCAAAACGATAATTATGGCTACTCACGATTATGCTTTGCTAATGAAATTTCCATCTAAAACATTAAAATGTGAAGATGAAAGAATTTTTGAAGTTGTGCAACGCAGCGTGTAA